In one window of Eggerthella guodeyinii DNA:
- a CDS encoding PRC-barrel domain-containing protein gives MASKLITTHELTGVRVVGGKNGTKRIGKVRRFVFHPKEKRCIGFIVKRPDLLWMFRRKDKFVSIEGYDIVDGRIAIRDVPEATDKAACKALGVNWDDCVLWVGLPVMTEDGTSLGMVGNVTFNRITGAVDTFDTDSGATANALLGKRTIPADLVRGFRRGMGVALAQVGAEGRETDEVVLGAMLVDDAAKDLVAEGGVAEKAGAATAVAVDKVHTTVDKAKPVVSEAAKKTGEVVNKGAYATGKQIAATKGMFSGFKEEYDKARGTKPDSDDQALAAPDEVEAEDAAEDVAVPAKPKTTTAPKKKTTTAKKPAPKKNMFAAFKEEYDKARHDD, from the coding sequence ATGGCAAGCAAACTCATCACCACGCATGAGCTCACGGGCGTTCGCGTCGTGGGCGGCAAGAACGGCACGAAGCGCATCGGCAAGGTGCGCCGTTTCGTGTTCCATCCGAAAGAGAAGCGCTGCATCGGATTCATCGTGAAGCGCCCCGACCTGCTGTGGATGTTCCGCCGCAAGGACAAGTTCGTGTCCATCGAGGGCTACGACATCGTGGACGGCCGCATCGCCATCCGCGACGTTCCCGAGGCTACCGACAAGGCCGCATGCAAGGCGCTGGGCGTCAACTGGGACGACTGCGTGCTGTGGGTGGGGCTTCCCGTCATGACCGAGGACGGCACGTCGCTGGGCATGGTGGGCAACGTCACGTTCAACCGCATCACCGGCGCGGTGGACACGTTCGACACCGATTCCGGCGCCACCGCCAACGCGCTGCTGGGCAAGCGCACCATTCCGGCCGATCTCGTCAGGGGGTTCCGCCGCGGCATGGGCGTGGCGCTCGCGCAGGTGGGCGCCGAAGGTCGCGAGACCGACGAGGTGGTGCTGGGCGCGATGCTGGTGGACGATGCGGCGAAGGATCTCGTGGCGGAAGGCGGCGTCGCCGAGAAGGCGGGCGCGGCCACGGCCGTGGCCGTCGACAAGGTGCACACCACGGTGGACAAGGCGAAGCCCGTGGTCAGCGAGGCCGCCAAGAAAACCGGCGAAGTGGTGAACAAGGGCGCGTACGCCACGGGCAAGCAGATCGCCGCCACGAAGGGCATGTTCTCCGGCTTCAAGGAGGAGTACGACAAGGCGCGCGGCACCAAGCCCGATTCCGACGACCAGGCGCTTGCGGCGCCGGACGAGGTTGAGGCCGAGGACGCTGCCGAAGACGTTGCCGTGCCCGCGAAGCCCAAGACGACGACCGCGCCGAAGAAAAAGACGACGACCGCCAAGAAGCCTGCGCCCAAGAAGAACATGTTCGCAGCCTTCAAAGAGGAGTATGACAAGGCCCGCCACGATGACTG
- a CDS encoding PspA/IM30 family protein, with protein sequence MGILDRFTDIVKANINELLDRAEDPAKMIDQYLRDLTDNLAEVKQETAGVMAEEARTKRLADDCAADMEKYDGLARKALQAGNEDDARAFLAKKQELEAKAAGLRATYEAAHENASKMRQMHDKLVDDIEELKGRREGIKAKVAVAKTQDKVNEFTSGADKAEGAMSAFDRMEAKADQMLDRANAMNELNQQPVDTAAELEAKYANAGSDAAVDEELAKLKADMGL encoded by the coding sequence ATGGGCATCCTGGACCGATTCACCGACATTGTGAAAGCGAACATCAACGAGCTGCTCGACCGGGCGGAAGACCCCGCCAAGATGATCGACCAGTACCTGCGCGATCTGACCGACAACCTGGCCGAAGTGAAGCAGGAGACGGCCGGCGTGATGGCGGAAGAGGCGCGCACGAAGCGCCTCGCGGACGACTGCGCCGCCGACATGGAGAAGTACGACGGCCTGGCCCGCAAGGCGCTGCAAGCCGGCAACGAGGACGACGCCCGCGCGTTCCTCGCCAAGAAGCAGGAGCTTGAGGCGAAGGCCGCCGGTCTGCGGGCCACGTACGAGGCCGCGCACGAGAACGCCTCCAAGATGCGCCAGATGCACGACAAGCTGGTGGACGACATCGAAGAGCTGAAGGGCCGCCGCGAGGGGATCAAGGCCAAGGTTGCCGTGGCGAAGACCCAGGACAAGGTCAACGAGTTCACCTCGGGCGCCGACAAGGCGGAGGGCGCCATGAGCGCCTTCGACCGCATGGAAGCCAAGGCCGACCAGATGCTCGACCGCGCGAACGCCATGAACGAGCTGAACCAGCAGCCCGTCGATACGGCGGCCGAGCTCGAGGCGAAGTACGCGAACGCGGGCAGCGACGCGGCGGTGGACGAGGAGCTGGCGAAGCTCAAAGCCGATATGGGTTTGTAG
- a CDS encoding YtxH domain-containing protein: protein MGNKFGAFLAGGLAGAVVALLYAPRSGQETRAMVTDKMNTAWGEAQELGSQASANVQHAYQDATSKGQEVVQDVAAKGQELYGQASQRVQEAADNIKPAFSQKNDELRDKIEAARQRIASQVAKNAEQAHDAVSDTIPVAADTAHDAVDKVEDKAQDVADTVKDKAEDAADKISGDDK from the coding sequence ATGGGCAACAAATTTGGAGCATTTTTGGCTGGTGGGTTGGCCGGCGCGGTTGTCGCGCTGCTGTACGCCCCCCGGTCTGGTCAGGAAACGCGCGCTATGGTCACCGATAAGATGAACACGGCGTGGGGCGAGGCGCAGGAGCTGGGCTCCCAGGCCAGCGCCAACGTGCAGCATGCGTACCAGGATGCCACGTCCAAGGGTCAGGAAGTGGTGCAGGACGTGGCCGCGAAGGGCCAGGAGCTATACGGCCAGGCGTCGCAGCGCGTGCAGGAAGCCGCCGACAACATCAAGCCGGCGTTCTCGCAGAAGAACGACGAGCTGCGCGACAAGATCGAAGCGGCGCGCCAGCGCATCGCTTCGCAGGTTGCCAAGAACGCCGAGCAGGCGCACGACGCGGTGAGCGACACCATCCCCGTGGCGGCCGACACGGCGCATGACGCCGTCGACAAGGTCGAGGACAAGGCGCAGGACGTGGCCGACACGGTGAAGGACAAGGCCGAAGACGCTGCCGACAAGATCTCCGGCGACGACAAGTAA